Below is a window of Niabella agricola DNA.
AGGAGCCAGCTCCTGTATTTCATAGGCCTCCGCCACCGGAGTGATCCGGTCGTCTTTGTCGTGGATCCAGAGAACAGTACTGTTAAGCTGCGGCAGGCATCTTTTGATGGTAAACCAGCTGAGGTCCTTGCCACTAAGCCGGGATACATTATTAAAGAAGTGCTGCCGGATTTCCGGGTCGGTAATCGCCATTTGCTGTAAAAAAGTCGCTGCAAGGCCGGTAGTATCAGCGGCCGGGGCAAATAATACCATTTTTACGGAGGCATTGCGGGGCTGTTCCGAAACGGCCAGTGCTACCGCCAGCCCGCCAAAGGAGTGACCGATATAACTGTCGAAAGGACCATATTGTTCCGTTAGCCCGGTAACCAGTTGCATATAATCAACAGCATTGATCTGTTTGCCCCCGCTACGTCCATGAGCAGGAGCATCGAAAGCGGTAATTTCATATCCTTTTTCAATCAGCAGGGGAACCAGGTGTTCGAACCGCTGCACATGCGACCGGAAACCATGCGCAATAAGGAGTTTGCGTGTACCGCCTTTATTCCAGCGGTACCCTTTAAGATGCTGCTGCCGGTAAAAAAGCGAAAGCTGCTCTGCGGATTGCAGCAACGGGCTCAGCGCATAACCTGCCTTACCCAGCGGGGTGCAGAAAAGCCGGAAGGCATTGTTTCCGGCCCGCTTTTTAGACACCAGCGCCAGCAGGCGGATGCGTGTTTTGTAAAGCTCCTTTATAAAATTTTGTAATTTCATCCGTAGAATTTTTATTTTCCACCGCTGGTGGATCTTTTATTGTCGGATGGAACCGGGTTTGAAACTACTCCAGGATGTATCCGGGAGGTCATACTTTGTTTCATCAACGAACACAAAGGTATTTAGATTATGAATATTGTTATGATCGGGTCGGGAAATGTAGCAGCGGTACTTGGACGAAAATTGCTAAAAGCAGGACATGTGATCCAGCAGATCTACGGACGCAATGCGGCGGCTGCCTCGGAACTTGCCTACGAATGGAATACAGAATCGACCAACTATACCAGCCTTATTGTAAAAACGGCAGATGTGTACCTCGTTGCAGTTACAGATTCCGCCATTGCAACAATTGCAGCGGACCTGCGGCTGAAGGGCAAAATTGTGGCACATACAGCTGCTGCCGTACCCATGGAAGTATTAAAGGATGTTTCCGTTAATTATGGTGTTTTTTACCCCTTGCAAAGCCTGCGCAAACAGCAGGATCATCTTCCGGAGCTGACCATGTATACGGAGGCTTCAAATGCGGAAACAAAAAAGGTATTGGATCAGTTGGCGGCCTCCATTACCAACAACCCGGTATACCCGGCTGACCTCGACAGGCGGTCGCGGTTGCATGTGGCAGCCGTGTTTGCCAGTAATTTTACCAATTACCTGTTTGACCTGGCGGAGTCGTTTTGCAAAAAAGAAGGGATTGCTTTTAGCGAATTGCTACCGTTGATCCGTAATACGGTGGAACGGCTGGAACAGGAATCGCCTTCGCAAATGCAAACAGGGCCTGCTGCGCGAAAAGACCTGGATACGATTCATAAACATCAGGAACTTTTGAAAGAATACCCGGAGCATCTGATGGTATATAATTTTTTGACGGAGGCGTTGATGAAGCATTGATGAAATAAACACAAACAAACGCAGGATTTGTTCCATTGCAGTCGTTGGATGCATTGGTGCTCGCGGTTCAGTTTAAACCGCCAGGGGCGCAAGGCTTTTCGCAACGTTTGCGAAGATAACTGACCCCAATAATCCTCGCTGCAATCTTTGCGGATCCGTTGCGTACTTTGCGGTTCAATTAAAACCGCGAGGGGCGCAAGGTTTTCGCAAGGTTCGCGAAGATAACTGACCCCAATAATCCTCGCTGCAATCTTTGCGGATCCGTTGCGTACTTTGCGGTTCAATTAAAACCGCGAGGAGCACAAGGTTTTCGCAAGGTTCGCGAAGATAACCGACCCCAATAATTCTCGTTGCGATCTTTGCGGATCCGTTGCGTACTTTGCGGTTCAATTAAAACCGCCAGGGGCGCAAGGCTTTTCGCAACGTTTGCGAAGATAACCGACCCCAATAATCCTCGTTGCGATCTTTGCGGATCCGTTGCGACCTTTGCGGTTCAATTAAAACCGCCAGGGGCGCAAGGCTTTTCGCAACGTTTGCGAAGATAGCTAACCCCAATAATCCTCGTTGCGATCTTTGCGGATCCGTTGCGTACTTTGCGGTTCAATTAAAACCGCCAGGGGCGCAAGGTTTTCGCAAGGTTCGCGAAGATAGCTAACCCCAATAATCCTCGTTGCGTATTCTTTGCGGTTGCATTAAAACCCCGGGCTACGGTAAAACGCCTTCTTCCCGTTTCGGTGATTCGCCCGAATCCAATACATTTGCATCACCCTTAACAAAATTAAGTAGCACATGAACCTATTGCAGCGATTTCAGCAAATCAAGGCCTTTGTTTTTGATGTGGACGGCGTACTAACGAATGGCGACCTGCTGGTGCTGGAAAGCGGTGAAATGGCCCGTGTGATGTACGTAAAAGACGGCTATGCCCTGCAGCTGGCCATCAAGCAGGGATATACCATTCTTGTGGTTTCAGGATCTGCACCTTCGGCGGTGCTCGGTCGTTTGAACAAACTAGGTATCCGCGAGGTTTATTTTGAGATCAAAGACAAACAGGTTTTTATCCGGAAATGGATCGAAGAACAGCATCTGGCGCCCGAATCGGTACTGTTTATGGGGGATGATATCCCAGACCTGCCGGTATTTGATGAAGTGGGTTTGTCTGCCTGCCCGGCAGATGCGGTGCCTGAAATACAGCAAAAAGCCATTTTTGTTTCGGGTTATACCGGGGGCAGAGGGTGCGTGCGGGAGGTGATTGAGAAAGTTTTGCGCAGCAATGATCATTGGGGAAACGATGCCCAGGTTGCTTCTACTTAAAATTAAAAACCGGATGAAGAAGGTCGCTGCATTTTTAAAGCTGGTACGTTATCCGAATCTTATTTTTATAGCGCTGACACAGGGGATGTTTCAGTATTGCATTTATCATCCCATTTACCGCAATCGGATTCCCGAGGGAGATGGCAGGCAGTTCCTGATGCTGGTACTGGCCTCTGTATTTATTGCCGCAGCGGGAAATATCATCAATGACTATTTTGATATGAATATCGACCGGATCAACAAACCGCAGAAAATGGTCATTGGTAAATATATTAACCGCAGATGGGCATTGGTCTGGCACCTCGCGCTGAGCGTGCTTGGAGTGGCATTGACGGCTATTGCTGTAAACCCGTTTTCGAGATGGTACCTGGTAGTTGCCAACATAGCCTGTGTATTGCTGCTGTGGTTCTATTCCGTAAAATTTAAAAAGGAAATCCTGATTGGTAATGTCGTCATTTCCTTGCTGACAGCCTGGACAATCATGATCATCTTTCTTTCTAAATTTTCCTTTTCTGATGCTTTTGGGAACGGACATCCCGGCCAGCTGAAACTGTTTCGCTTTGCAGTATTATATGCCGGTTTTGCCTTTATTATTTCGCTGGTACGGGAAGCGATAAAAGATGTGGAAGATATAGCCGGCGATCAAAAATATGGGTGTAATACCATGCCGATTGCCTGGGGGGTAAACGCGACCAAGGTGTATGTTGCCGTATGGCTGACCCTGCTGATCGCATTGCTGCTGGTGGTGCAGTTTTATATCCTGCAGCTGGGGTGGTGGCCGGGAGTGGTTTATTGTGTAATACTGATCCTGTTGCCGGCCGGTTACCTGTTCCGGAAACTGATAACCGCAGGTACACCGGCAGCCTACCATTACCTGAGTATGGTAACCAAAGGGCTAATGCTGACGGGAATTTTATCGATGGGTATCTTTTATTTTTATTTGTAGTTTTTATGACAGTCAACCGCATCATCCTTGCATCCTCATCGCCCCGCCGGAAACAGATACTCGAATGGGCCGATATCCCGTTTGTGATTCATACCAAAGAAATTGATGAAAGCTTTAACCCCGCACTGGATCTGCAGGCAGCGGTTGCGGATGTAGCCCGGCGGAAAGCTCAGGCCGTTCTGGAAGCTGCTCCTGCCGGCACGATTGTACTGGCGGCGGATACGGTAGTAGTATTAGACAACCAGGTGATCGGAAAGCCCAAAAACAGGGAAGATGCGATTGAAATCCTAAGCCGCCTGCAGGATCGCACCCACCAGGTAATGACCGGGGTGGCCCTCGTAAAAGGACCACAGGAATGCCTTTTTTCCGATATCACGGAAGTTACTTTTCACCCGTTAACGCAGCAGCAGATCTGCTTTTATATAGATCAGTACCAGCCTTTTGACAAGGCAGGTGCCTATGCCATCCAGGAATGGATCGGTGTAGTGGGCATTAAACATATCAACGGGGATTTTTATAATGTAATGGGATTGCCTGTGAGCAGAATATTACAGGAAATACGTAAATTGCAGTACCCACTTGCAGAAGACGGGTAAGTATTTTATAACCTAGAAAAATAGCACCTATGAATGAACAATTACTCCAGTATATCTGGCAGTTTCAATATTTTAATGTACGGTCTTTAACCACCACCGACGGAACACCCGTTCAGGTATTGAATGTGGGCATGCCGAACCGGAACCAGGGACCGGATTTTGAACACGCGCGCATCCGTATCGGGAACACATTGTGGGCGGGCTCTGTAGAGCTTCATCTCAAAACCTCCGATTGGAACCGGCACCAGCATCAACAGGACCGCAATTACCGCAAAGTGATCCTCCACGTGGTATACGAAGATGATGCCGGGGGACCTGCAGCGCTTCCCGTGGTGGAGCTAAAGACTCTGATTTCAAGAAGCCTGCTGCACCGGTACGAAACCCTGCTGAATGCGCAAGCGTTTATTCCCTGTGAAAAGATGATTGCCACGGTTCCGGGTATTATTCTTAATGTATGGAAAAGCCGGCTGGTAGCAGAGCGCCTGATACGGAAAGGGGCGGTGATTGAAGATTACCTGGAGGTGAACCATCAGCATTGGGAGGAAAGCTTCTGGTGGCTGCTGGCAAGGAACTTCGGGCTGCCCGTTAATGCAGATGCTTTTGAAGCCATTGCAAAAAGCTTACCGGTAACCTTGCTGGCTAAACACAAACAACGGATCCAGCAACTGGAAGCATTACTGCTGGGGCAGGCGGGGTTGCTGGATGATAATTTCGGAGACCCCTATCCGGTAATGTTACAGCGGGAGTACCGGTTTCTTCAAAAAAAATATAACCTGAAGCCGGTGGCGCATGCTATGCATTTTTTACGGATGCGCCCCGGAAGTTTTCCTACGGTACGATTGGCACAGCTCGCAGCCGTAATCGCTTCATCGGCTCATTTATTTTCGAAGATTATACGGGAAAACGCTTTAGACAGGGTTCGGGCCTGGTTTCGCGCAGAGGCCAACGATTTCTGGCATTATCATTACACATTAACCGAGCCCAGCACCATGAAGG
It encodes the following:
- a CDS encoding geranylgeranylglycerol-phosphate geranylgeranyltransferase, with the protein product MKKVAAFLKLVRYPNLIFIALTQGMFQYCIYHPIYRNRIPEGDGRQFLMLVLASVFIAAAGNIINDYFDMNIDRINKPQKMVIGKYINRRWALVWHLALSVLGVALTAIAVNPFSRWYLVVANIACVLLLWFYSVKFKKEILIGNVVISLLTAWTIMIIFLSKFSFSDAFGNGHPGQLKLFRFAVLYAGFAFIISLVREAIKDVEDIAGDQKYGCNTMPIAWGVNATKVYVAVWLTLLIALLLVVQFYILQLGWWPGVVYCVILILLPAGYLFRKLITAGTPAAYHYLSMVTKGLMLTGILSMGIFYFYL
- a CDS encoding alpha/beta hydrolase encodes the protein MKLQNFIKELYKTRIRLLALVSKKRAGNNAFRLFCTPLGKAGYALSPLLQSAEQLSLFYRQQHLKGYRWNKGGTRKLLIAHGFRSHVQRFEHLVPLLIEKGYEITAFDAPAHGRSGGKQINAVDYMQLVTGLTEQYGPFDSYIGHSFGGLAVALAVSEQPRNASVKMVLFAPAADTTGLAATFLQQMAITDPEIRQHFFNNVSRLSGKDLSWFTIKRCLPQLNSTVLWIHDKDDRITPVAEAYEIQELAPPQIRFIFTEGLGHSKIYRDPVVLEKVAGFL
- a CDS encoding DUF2851 family protein: MNEQLLQYIWQFQYFNVRSLTTTDGTPVQVLNVGMPNRNQGPDFEHARIRIGNTLWAGSVELHLKTSDWNRHQHQQDRNYRKVILHVVYEDDAGGPAALPVVELKTLISRSLLHRYETLLNAQAFIPCEKMIATVPGIILNVWKSRLVAERLIRKGAVIEDYLEVNHQHWEESFWWLLARNFGLPVNADAFEAIAKSLPVTLLAKHKQRIQQLEALLLGQAGLLDDNFGDPYPVMLQREYRFLQKKYNLKPVAHAMHFLRMRPGSFPTVRLAQLAAVIASSAHLFSKIIRENALDRVRAWFRAEANDFWHYHYTLTEPSTMKVKSIGASMIDNIMINTIAPLLFAYGNVYGIDRLKEKAIRWLEETKPERNHITRGFECLGLVSQSAMDSQAFIELKTRYCDARKCLYCSAGNYLLKKEK
- a CDS encoding KdsC family phosphatase; protein product: MNLLQRFQQIKAFVFDVDGVLTNGDLLVLESGEMARVMYVKDGYALQLAIKQGYTILVVSGSAPSAVLGRLNKLGIREVYFEIKDKQVFIRKWIEEQHLAPESVLFMGDDIPDLPVFDEVGLSACPADAVPEIQQKAIFVSGYTGGRGCVREVIEKVLRSNDHWGNDAQVAST
- a CDS encoding Rossmann-like and DUF2520 domain-containing protein, coding for MNIVMIGSGNVAAVLGRKLLKAGHVIQQIYGRNAAAASELAYEWNTESTNYTSLIVKTADVYLVAVTDSAIATIAADLRLKGKIVAHTAAAVPMEVLKDVSVNYGVFYPLQSLRKQQDHLPELTMYTEASNAETKKVLDQLAASITNNPVYPADLDRRSRLHVAAVFASNFTNYLFDLAESFCKKEGIAFSELLPLIRNTVERLEQESPSQMQTGPAARKDLDTIHKHQELLKEYPEHLMVYNFLTEALMKH
- a CDS encoding Maf family protein, with protein sequence MTVNRIILASSSPRRKQILEWADIPFVIHTKEIDESFNPALDLQAAVADVARRKAQAVLEAAPAGTIVLAADTVVVLDNQVIGKPKNREDAIEILSRLQDRTHQVMTGVALVKGPQECLFSDITEVTFHPLTQQQICFYIDQYQPFDKAGAYAIQEWIGVVGIKHINGDFYNVMGLPVSRILQEIRKLQYPLAEDG